A stretch of Solidesulfovibrio sp. DNA encodes these proteins:
- the jag gene encoding RNA-binding cell elongation regulator Jag/EloR, protein MSEFRTFSGKTVDEAMEEACRQFAVPREKLEVEILSGGSSGIFGLVGKKKAQVRARLREVNLLEDMAAKESANESLRAERNARPPRPPRQPAPAAEKKPAPEVVSEPAPEAAAPREIAPPAAPQPVTPQAAAAPKAPVAAAVPELDDEDFGDDDEFDAAEAVEPQEAPRRSGRAPREERRPAAPETPPQPLTPELEAIVREVVGRMLEGILGQLPEFEISGHSERVSVLILDEENSGLLIGREGQTLASIQYLVNRIVIRRHGSPVKVQINTGEYRERQDDNLRKMAIFLADKAKTLGRPQSTKPLSSYHRRVVHLALQEDESISTRSKGEGPLKRVLIVPRGARGANGPAGANGAAAGNGTAGNEAQR, encoded by the coding sequence ATGAGCGAATTCAGGACCTTTAGCGGCAAGACCGTCGACGAAGCCATGGAGGAGGCGTGTCGGCAATTCGCCGTGCCCCGTGAAAAACTGGAAGTGGAGATTCTCTCCGGCGGCTCCTCGGGCATTTTCGGCCTCGTCGGCAAGAAAAAGGCCCAAGTCCGGGCCAGGCTGCGGGAAGTCAACCTGCTTGAGGATATGGCCGCCAAGGAATCCGCCAACGAGTCCCTCCGGGCCGAACGAAATGCCCGTCCGCCCCGGCCGCCGCGCCAACCGGCTCCGGCCGCCGAGAAGAAACCGGCCCCCGAAGTCGTTTCCGAACCGGCCCCGGAGGCTGCCGCGCCCCGGGAAATCGCTCCGCCGGCCGCTCCCCAACCCGTGACGCCCCAGGCCGCTGCCGCGCCCAAGGCTCCCGTCGCCGCGGCCGTGCCCGAACTCGACGACGAGGACTTCGGCGACGATGACGAATTCGACGCGGCCGAGGCCGTCGAGCCGCAGGAAGCCCCGCGCCGCTCCGGTCGCGCCCCTCGCGAGGAACGCCGGCCCGCCGCTCCCGAAACGCCGCCCCAACCCTTGACCCCGGAACTCGAAGCCATTGTCCGCGAAGTCGTCGGCCGCATGCTCGAAGGCATCCTGGGCCAGCTTCCCGAGTTCGAAATTTCCGGCCACAGCGAACGCGTCTCGGTGCTCATTCTCGACGAGGAAAATTCCGGCCTGCTCATCGGCCGCGAAGGCCAGACGCTGGCCTCCATCCAGTACCTCGTCAACCGCATCGTCATCCGTCGCCACGGCAGCCCGGTCAAAGTCCAGATCAATACCGGCGAATACCGCGAACGCCAGGACGACAACCTGCGCAAGATGGCCATCTTTCTGGCCGACAAGGCCAAAACCCTGGGCCGGCCCCAGTCCACCAAGCCCCTGTCCTCCTACCATCGCCGGGTCGTCCACCTGGCCCTGCAGGAGGACGAATCCATCTCCACCCGTTCCAAGGGCGAAGGGCCGCTCAAACGCGTGCTCATCGTCCCGCGCGGCGCACGCGGCGCCAACGGCCCTGCCGGCGCCAACGGTGCTGCCGCCGGCAACGGCACGGCCGGCAACGAGGCACAACGGTAG